The following coding sequences lie in one Pseudarthrobacter phenanthrenivorans Sphe3 genomic window:
- a CDS encoding DsbA family protein, giving the protein MSPANEVRKSKAERTAEAREKARLIREAQLKKDKRNKLLIGWGIVAAVVAILAVVALVVTTSMQQNTPIADQGPVPANANVNGGVTLLANTEVKKTDPATVDMANVPAKPDTLPNPVVAPGAEAEAGQPVKIIAYIDFICPACLQFEKAYNETLTSLRNEGKITVEYRPLGFLDRLSSTNYSSRSANAAACVADKAPEKYAEYVNVLFDNQPAEGGAGLSDDKLKSLASDIGADINSCVDDKTFRPYVKYSTELAENTGITGTPTVFVDGKKWDGASDLNAEIQAAIDAKA; this is encoded by the coding sequence ATGAGCCCCGCAAACGAAGTACGGAAGTCCAAGGCTGAGCGCACCGCGGAAGCGCGGGAAAAGGCCCGCCTGATCCGCGAAGCGCAGCTTAAGAAGGACAAGCGCAACAAGCTGCTGATCGGCTGGGGCATCGTGGCAGCCGTCGTGGCAATCCTGGCGGTTGTTGCACTGGTGGTCACCACCAGCATGCAGCAGAACACCCCCATTGCTGACCAGGGCCCCGTGCCGGCAAATGCCAACGTCAACGGCGGCGTGACCCTGCTGGCCAACACCGAGGTCAAGAAAACAGACCCGGCCACCGTGGACATGGCCAACGTTCCGGCCAAGCCTGACACGCTGCCCAACCCGGTTGTGGCGCCTGGGGCTGAGGCAGAAGCCGGACAGCCGGTCAAGATCATTGCCTACATCGACTTCATTTGCCCGGCCTGCCTGCAATTCGAAAAGGCGTACAACGAGACACTGACCAGCCTCCGCAACGAAGGCAAGATCACCGTGGAGTACCGGCCGTTGGGCTTCCTGGACCGCCTGTCCAGCACCAACTACTCCTCCCGCTCAGCCAATGCCGCCGCCTGCGTAGCGGACAAAGCCCCGGAGAAGTACGCCGAATACGTCAACGTCCTCTTCGACAACCAGCCTGCCGAAGGCGGCGCCGGCCTGTCCGACGACAAGTTGAAGTCCCTTGCCAGCGACATCGGAGCCGACATCAACAGCTGCGTGGACGACAAGACGTTCCGGCCGTACGTCAAGTACTCCACCGAACTGGCAGAGAACACAGGCATCACCGGCACGCCCACGGTGTTCGTCGACGGCAAGAAGTGGGACGGCGCCTCGGACCTGAACGCCGAGATCCAGGCAGCCATCGACGCCAAAGCCTAA
- a CDS encoding ChaB family protein, whose translation MPKTGKNQHARKDELPSTLQRSEQKAQDTFAKTYDSALESYDNDEGRAARAAYASLKHSYEKVGDHWEPKDKKGPSDKRAEEGLQSSEPTAGGVNANASKEHLYKLAQELDIDGRSKMDKAELVKAIQKANDAATRKARGS comes from the coding sequence ATGCCCAAGACCGGCAAGAACCAGCACGCCCGCAAGGACGAGCTTCCCTCGACCCTGCAGCGCTCTGAGCAAAAGGCCCAGGACACGTTCGCCAAGACCTACGATTCCGCCCTTGAGAGCTACGACAACGACGAGGGCCGCGCTGCCCGGGCTGCCTACGCCTCGTTGAAGCACAGCTACGAGAAGGTGGGCGACCACTGGGAACCGAAGGACAAGAAGGGTCCCTCGGACAAGCGCGCCGAGGAAGGCCTCCAGTCTTCTGAACCTACCGCCGGGGGCGTAAACGCGAACGCGTCCAAAGAGCACCTGTACAAGCTGGCGCAGGAGCTGGACATCGACGGCCGTTCCAAGATGGACAAGGCTGAACTGGTCAAGGCCATCCAAAAGGCAAACGACGCCGCCACCCGCAAGGCCCGCGGCTCCTAG
- a CDS encoding elongation factor G-like protein EF-G2, with the protein MSVRGTKDSARAAAGRNGAEARRADLSAGIAAEDPSMIRNVALVGHSGAGKTMLVEALLAANGMITRKGSIPDGTTVSDSDPAAVHQQRSVTLSLVPLLIDGVKVNLLDTPGYPDFIGELRAGLRAADAALFVVSAVDGIDATTTALWGECEHMRLPRAVAITRMDHPRADYDGVLAACREAFGEGVLPLYVPVRDGGEVTGLLGLLSGTVTDYSSGESSATLRGAADGELAASGPARGELIEGIIAESEDETLMDRYLGGEDIDTDVLIADLETAVERGSFFPVLSTSATTGLGTAELLEVLVRAFPSPREARVPEAADLAGAPAGTLTCDPAGSLAAEVVRTSMDPFLGRICLVRVFSGTLREDAPVHVGGHGLADRGHQDHDTDERVTHLYSPLGASLRPVPFSIAGDMCAVAKLGSAETGDTISGRDRPLLLATWEMPEPLLPVAVEADSRSDEDALARSLGKIAAGDPTLRVERNQETHQLVLWCMGEAHAEVVLDRLRDQGVKLHTVDVVTPLRETFASPAAGHGRHVKQSGGHGQYAVCDIEVEPLPRGAGFEFVDKTVGGVIPGTFIPSIEKGVRAQMDKGVSAGFPVVDLKVTLIGGKAHSVDSSDAAFQAAGALALREAAAAGRIQLLEPVSSVTISVADEHVGSVMSDLSARRGRLTGTTSSGGGMTEISAEVPDQELLRYAVDLRALTAGTGRFRRSYLRHDPVPASFSQA; encoded by the coding sequence ATGTCGGTCAGAGGCACCAAGGATTCAGCCAGGGCAGCGGCCGGCAGGAACGGAGCTGAGGCGCGCCGCGCTGACCTTTCCGCCGGCATCGCGGCCGAGGATCCCTCAATGATCCGCAACGTGGCCCTCGTAGGCCATTCCGGAGCGGGGAAAACCATGCTGGTGGAGGCGCTCCTCGCGGCCAACGGCATGATCACGCGCAAAGGATCGATCCCGGACGGTACCACTGTCAGCGATTCCGATCCTGCCGCCGTGCACCAGCAACGCTCCGTGACGCTGTCGCTGGTGCCCTTGCTGATCGACGGCGTCAAAGTGAACCTCCTGGACACACCGGGCTACCCGGATTTCATCGGTGAGCTGCGCGCAGGCCTGCGGGCAGCGGATGCCGCGCTCTTCGTGGTGTCCGCCGTCGACGGAATCGATGCCACCACCACTGCGCTGTGGGGTGAGTGCGAGCACATGCGGCTGCCGCGCGCCGTCGCCATCACCCGGATGGACCACCCGCGGGCGGATTACGACGGCGTCCTGGCCGCCTGCCGCGAGGCGTTCGGGGAGGGGGTGCTGCCGCTGTATGTCCCGGTGCGGGACGGCGGTGAGGTCACCGGCCTCCTTGGCCTCCTGTCCGGGACGGTCACCGACTACTCGTCCGGGGAATCCTCCGCCACCCTGCGCGGGGCGGCGGACGGGGAACTGGCAGCTTCCGGGCCCGCGCGTGGGGAGCTCATCGAGGGAATCATTGCCGAGAGTGAAGACGAGACGCTGATGGACCGGTACCTGGGAGGCGAGGACATCGACACCGATGTCCTGATCGCGGACCTGGAAACCGCCGTCGAACGTGGTTCCTTCTTCCCCGTCCTGTCCACGTCCGCCACCACGGGCCTGGGGACGGCGGAACTGCTGGAGGTGCTGGTCCGGGCATTCCCGTCGCCGCGGGAGGCGCGCGTGCCGGAGGCTGCCGACCTCGCGGGGGCGCCCGCCGGTACGCTCACCTGCGATCCAGCCGGATCGCTGGCGGCGGAAGTGGTCCGGACCTCCATGGACCCGTTCCTGGGCCGGATCTGCCTGGTCCGCGTATTCTCCGGCACGCTGCGGGAGGACGCTCCGGTGCACGTGGGCGGCCACGGGCTGGCGGACCGGGGCCACCAGGACCACGACACGGATGAACGCGTCACCCACCTTTACTCCCCGCTGGGCGCCTCGCTGCGGCCCGTACCCTTCAGCATTGCGGGCGACATGTGCGCAGTGGCCAAGCTGGGCAGCGCCGAAACCGGAGACACCATCTCGGGCAGGGACCGGCCGCTGCTGCTGGCCACCTGGGAGATGCCGGAACCGTTGCTGCCAGTGGCAGTGGAAGCGGATTCGCGCAGTGACGAGGACGCGCTGGCGCGGAGCCTCGGGAAGATCGCGGCCGGTGATCCCACCCTGCGGGTGGAACGCAACCAGGAAACGCATCAGCTCGTCCTGTGGTGCATGGGGGAGGCCCACGCGGAGGTGGTCCTGGACAGGCTGCGCGACCAGGGCGTGAAACTGCATACCGTGGACGTTGTGACGCCCTTGCGCGAAACATTTGCCAGCCCCGCGGCGGGCCACGGCAGGCACGTCAAGCAGTCGGGAGGCCACGGTCAATATGCGGTCTGCGATATTGAAGTGGAGCCTCTTCCCCGCGGCGCCGGCTTCGAGTTCGTGGACAAGACCGTGGGCGGCGTCATTCCGGGGACCTTCATCCCCTCGATTGAAAAAGGCGTCCGGGCACAAATGGACAAGGGAGTAAGCGCCGGTTTCCCCGTGGTGGACCTCAAGGTGACCCTCATTGGAGGCAAGGCACACAGCGTGGACTCCTCCGATGCCGCCTTCCAGGCAGCCGGGGCGTTGGCACTTCGGGAGGCTGCCGCAGCCGGACGGATCCAACTGCTTGAACCTGTCTCCTCGGTCACCATCTCGGTGGCAGATGAGCACGTGGGGTCCGTGATGAGCGACCTCTCCGCCCGGCGCGGCCGGCTGACCGGAACTACATCGTCAGGCGGCGGGATGACCGAGATCAGTGCTGAAGTTCCGGACCAGGAACTGCTGCGGTACGCCGTGGACCTGAGGGCCCTGACTGCGGGAACCGGACGCTTCCGGCGCAGTTACCTGCGGCATGATCCTGTACCCGCCAGCTTCAGCCAAGCCTGA
- a CDS encoding MFS transporter: MNAAARKIQRVYLTLTLGNTLAASFIWGINTLFLLDAGLSNLEAFAANAFFTVGMVLFEVPTGVVADSWGRRVSFLLGTITLAGSTFLYYLLWQLSAPFWWWALVSVLLGLGFTFFSGAVEAWLVDALRFSGYEGGLETVLGRGQMVSGIAMLAGSVAGGVIAQATNLGVPFLLRVGVLVAMFAVAFLLMHDVGFTPERSAHPLQATRAVLAASVDNGLKNPPVRYIMLAAPFTEGVGIYVFYALQPYLLQLFGDPRAYAIAGLAAAIVAGADVVGGWMAPRVRNLVKRRTSVLIATNIVSALILVVLMVTTTFWVALVLLALWAVVSSAGTPVRQAYLNDMIASKQRATVLSFDSLMGSAGGVVVQPMLGRTADLYGYPASLAVAGAVQLIAAPFILMSRRQHPQADTVADTATAT, from the coding sequence ATGAACGCCGCTGCCCGCAAGATCCAGCGCGTCTACCTCACCTTGACGCTGGGCAACACCCTGGCGGCATCGTTCATCTGGGGCATCAATACCCTCTTCCTGCTTGACGCCGGGCTGAGCAACCTCGAGGCTTTCGCCGCGAACGCGTTCTTTACCGTTGGCATGGTGCTGTTCGAGGTCCCCACCGGCGTAGTGGCGGACAGTTGGGGACGCAGGGTTTCCTTCCTGCTGGGCACCATTACGTTGGCCGGTTCCACGTTCCTGTACTACCTGTTGTGGCAGTTGTCGGCTCCGTTCTGGTGGTGGGCGCTGGTTTCTGTCCTCCTGGGCCTGGGGTTCACCTTCTTCTCGGGTGCGGTGGAGGCCTGGCTGGTGGACGCCCTGCGTTTCTCCGGGTACGAAGGCGGCCTGGAGACGGTGCTGGGCCGGGGCCAGATGGTCTCCGGGATTGCCATGCTGGCCGGGTCCGTTGCGGGCGGAGTTATTGCACAGGCAACAAACCTCGGGGTTCCGTTCCTGCTCCGGGTAGGCGTGCTGGTGGCGATGTTCGCCGTCGCATTCCTGCTCATGCACGACGTCGGCTTCACGCCTGAGCGCTCGGCGCACCCCCTGCAGGCAACCCGCGCGGTACTCGCTGCCTCGGTGGACAACGGGCTGAAGAACCCGCCGGTCCGGTACATAATGCTGGCTGCGCCGTTCACCGAAGGCGTCGGCATCTACGTGTTCTACGCCCTGCAGCCCTACCTGCTCCAGCTGTTTGGAGACCCGCGGGCGTACGCCATTGCAGGCCTCGCCGCGGCCATTGTTGCCGGGGCCGATGTCGTAGGCGGCTGGATGGCGCCGCGTGTCCGGAACCTGGTGAAACGGCGGACCAGTGTCCTGATTGCCACCAACATTGTCAGCGCCCTCATCCTGGTGGTGCTCATGGTCACCACCACCTTCTGGGTTGCCCTGGTGCTGTTGGCACTCTGGGCCGTGGTCTCCTCGGCCGGAACCCCGGTGCGGCAGGCGTACCTGAACGACATGATTGCCTCCAAGCAGCGCGCAACCGTCCTCAGCTTCGACTCGCTCATGGGATCAGCAGGAGGAGTGGTGGTGCAGCCGATGCTTGGCCGTACCGCTGACCTCTACGGTTACCCCGCGTCGCTGGCCGTGGCAGGCGCGGTGCAGCTGATCGCCGCGCCCTTCATCCTGATGAGCCGCCGGCAGCACCCGCAGGCCGACACGGTAGCCGACACGGCGACGGCAACGTGA
- a CDS encoding DUF4193 domain-containing protein — translation MATDYDAPRKQEEDTPADSLEALQASRGGNAQTAVIDVDENDTAEGIDLPGADLSNEELTVIVVPEQSDEFTCSSCFLVRHRSQVAREKNGMKYCRDCEG, via the coding sequence ATGGCTACTGATTACGATGCTCCACGCAAGCAGGAAGAAGACACTCCGGCTGACTCGCTGGAAGCCCTTCAGGCGTCACGCGGCGGCAACGCGCAGACCGCAGTCATTGATGTCGATGAGAACGACACCGCTGAGGGCATTGACCTGCCCGGCGCTGATCTTTCCAACGAGGAACTGACCGTCATTGTGGTTCCTGAGCAGTCCGACGAATTCACTTGCTCCTCCTGCTTCCTGGTCCGCCACCGCTCCCAGGTGGCCAGGGAAAAGAACGGCATGAAGTACTGCCGCGACTGCGAGGGCTAA
- a CDS encoding AMIN-like domain-containing (lipo)protein, giving the protein MKKFSTWLAAILLAAGLGIAVPGQASATTSYCGLVWGSLAKTDGTLAAASVTNVRTGRHYCFDRMVVDLSGPAVGYLVRYVPKVVEDGSGFTVPVRGGARLQVTVKAPAYDPNTGQPTYTPANRAELSNVAGYQTFRQVAWAGSFEGQTNIGLGVRARLPFRVFTLDGPGSGSRLVVDVAHYW; this is encoded by the coding sequence ATGAAAAAGTTCTCCACCTGGCTCGCGGCCATCCTGCTGGCCGCGGGGCTGGGCATAGCGGTTCCGGGGCAGGCCTCCGCAACCACGTCCTATTGCGGCCTCGTCTGGGGGTCCCTGGCCAAGACTGACGGCACCCTGGCCGCCGCATCCGTCACCAACGTCCGCACCGGGCGGCATTACTGCTTTGACCGGATGGTGGTGGACCTCAGCGGCCCGGCCGTGGGCTACCTGGTGCGCTACGTGCCCAAGGTAGTCGAAGACGGGTCCGGCTTTACCGTTCCTGTCCGCGGCGGTGCACGGCTGCAGGTGACCGTGAAGGCTCCGGCCTATGACCCCAACACCGGCCAGCCGACGTACACGCCCGCCAACAGGGCCGAGCTCTCCAACGTTGCCGGGTACCAGACTTTCCGCCAGGTGGCCTGGGCCGGCAGTTTTGAGGGCCAGACAAACATTGGACTGGGGGTCCGTGCCCGGCTTCCGTTCCGGGTGTTCACCCTGGACGGGCCCGGGTCCGGTTCCCGGCTGGTAGTGGACGTCGCACACTACTGGTAA
- a CDS encoding APC family permease: protein MTETIRTSTSEATAGRHSPGTAGISPKGLKGGQLGLLAVVVLGISTIAPAYTLTSALGPTVNEAGLQLPVIFLIGFIPMILVSLAYRELNADSPDSGTTFTWVTKAFGPWIGWMGGWGLLAANIIVLSNLAGVAVDFFYLFLSQLTGAPELADLAANKAVNVVTCFVFVALAVWISYRGLHTTKMVQYGLVGFQLLVLALFVGMAFANWSASETSIPFSWEWFDVTRIETFGQIAAGISLSIFVYWGWDVCLTVNEETANGKKVSGLAGTLTALIVLAIYLLVSIATMMFAGVGDTGNGLNNTEIHENIFTALASPIMGPFAILMSMAVLSSSAASLQSTFMSPSRSLLAMGHYGALPERFSRVSSRFATPGFATVAAGIMSAGFYAVMHVVSENVLNDTILALGLMICFYYGLTALACAWYFRQSVFSSLRHFLLRLVCPVLGGVGLFVVFGQTAVDSLAPEFGSGSEVFGVGLVFVLGVGILASGAVFMLIMARLRPGFFQGETLRRDTPALVVPE from the coding sequence ATGACCGAGACCATCCGCACCAGCACATCCGAAGCAACCGCCGGGCGGCACTCCCCCGGAACTGCCGGGATCAGTCCCAAGGGACTGAAGGGCGGGCAGCTGGGCCTCCTCGCCGTCGTCGTCCTGGGCATTTCCACCATTGCCCCCGCCTACACCCTCACCAGCGCCCTCGGCCCCACCGTCAATGAAGCCGGGCTCCAACTGCCGGTCATCTTCCTGATCGGCTTCATCCCCATGATCCTGGTCTCGCTGGCCTACCGGGAACTCAACGCCGATTCCCCGGACAGCGGCACTACCTTCACCTGGGTGACCAAGGCCTTCGGCCCCTGGATCGGCTGGATGGGCGGCTGGGGCCTGCTGGCAGCGAACATCATTGTGCTGTCCAACCTCGCCGGGGTCGCCGTCGACTTCTTCTACCTGTTCCTTTCACAGCTGACGGGGGCGCCTGAACTGGCTGACCTGGCAGCGAACAAGGCGGTGAACGTGGTGACCTGCTTTGTGTTTGTTGCCCTGGCCGTCTGGATCAGCTACCGCGGGCTCCACACCACCAAGATGGTGCAGTACGGCCTGGTGGGCTTCCAGCTGCTGGTCCTGGCGCTGTTCGTGGGCATGGCCTTTGCCAACTGGTCCGCGTCCGAAACCTCCATCCCCTTCAGCTGGGAGTGGTTCGACGTCACCCGCATTGAGACCTTCGGGCAGATCGCGGCGGGCATCTCGCTGTCCATCTTTGTCTACTGGGGCTGGGACGTCTGCCTGACAGTCAACGAGGAGACTGCCAACGGGAAGAAGGTCTCCGGGCTCGCCGGCACCCTCACTGCCCTCATCGTCCTGGCGATCTACCTGCTGGTGAGCATTGCCACCATGATGTTCGCCGGCGTCGGAGATACCGGCAACGGCCTGAACAACACCGAAATCCACGAGAACATCTTCACTGCGCTGGCGTCCCCCATCATGGGCCCGTTCGCCATCCTGATGTCCATGGCAGTGCTGTCCAGTTCCGCCGCCTCGCTGCAGTCCACCTTCATGTCGCCGTCCCGCAGCCTGCTGGCCATGGGGCACTACGGTGCCCTGCCGGAGCGGTTCAGCCGCGTCAGCAGCAGGTTTGCGACGCCGGGCTTCGCTACCGTGGCCGCCGGCATCATGTCCGCGGGCTTCTATGCCGTGATGCACGTAGTCAGTGAAAACGTCCTCAACGACACCATCCTGGCGCTGGGCCTGATGATCTGCTTCTACTACGGCCTCACCGCCCTGGCCTGTGCGTGGTACTTCCGCCAGAGCGTCTTCAGCAGCCTGCGCCACTTCCTGCTGCGGCTGGTGTGCCCGGTGCTTGGCGGCGTGGGACTGTTCGTGGTGTTCGGCCAGACTGCCGTGGACAGCCTGGCCCCCGAATTCGGCAGCGGCTCGGAGGTCTTCGGGGTAGGCCTGGTCTTCGTCCTTGGCGTCGGCATCCTGGCATCCGGAGCAGTCTTCATGCTCATCATGGCCCGGTTGCGCCCCGGGTTCTTCCAGGGCGAAACGCTCAGGCGCGATACTCCGGCGCTGGTGGTACCGGAGTAG
- a CDS encoding Dps family protein, whose translation MKASPTLTNNLQAVLADLIELHVQGKQAHWNIVGTNFRDLHLQLDEIVDAARQFADDTAERMRALHALPDGRSSTVAESTSLAQFPEGLISTKDAIERIVAALEAAVGTMRKVHDEVDEEDPTTADLLHEFIAKLEQFAWMVNAETMKPTASVTAPDSK comes from the coding sequence ATGAAAGCTTCACCGACACTGACCAACAACCTGCAGGCCGTGCTCGCCGACCTGATTGAACTGCATGTCCAGGGCAAGCAGGCGCACTGGAACATCGTTGGAACCAACTTCCGCGACCTCCACCTGCAGCTGGATGAGATCGTTGACGCGGCCCGCCAGTTCGCCGATGACACGGCCGAGCGGATGCGCGCCCTGCACGCGCTGCCGGACGGCCGCAGCTCCACGGTGGCGGAGTCCACAAGTCTGGCGCAGTTCCCCGAAGGCCTGATCAGCACCAAGGATGCGATCGAGCGGATCGTTGCAGCCCTTGAAGCTGCTGTTGGAACCATGCGCAAAGTCCATGATGAAGTGGACGAAGAGGATCCCACCACCGCTGACCTGCTGCACGAGTTCATCGCCAAGCTGGAGCAGTTCGCCTGGATGGTCAACGCCGAGACCATGAAACCCACGGCCAGCGTCACTGCGCCTGACTCGAAGTAG
- a CDS encoding MFS transporter, which yields MEKSAWRDWLALALLMFPVLLVAVDNTALTFALPAIAHALDASGVELLWIVDAYPLVLAGLLVAMGTLGDRIGRRRLLIIGSVGFAAVSAATAFAPTALWLIAGRAALGFFGAMLMPSTLSLIRNIFPDPNRRRLAVAIWAAGFSGGAALGPIFGGWLVEQFWWGAVLLVAVPIMLPLLALGPAFIPESKDPEPGRVDAPSILLSLLTMVPVVFGIKEFATEGPGPLALGCLAFGLAMGSTFVRRQKGLRSPLLDMSLFRNRVFSMAIAANVLALFSFNGFILFLAQHLQLIEGMSPSAAGMAMIPALVATVVAGLAVVPVVKKVRPGFVVASGLALSAAGYSLVAFGSSTGGSPLLLTALLVLALGVGTAETTSNDLILGSAPPEKSGAAAAISETGYEVGALLGAAVLGSILTASYQQNLRLPEDLAETASNQGILHAGETLAGAIELAAGLPGPLAEAVREAAGTAFDSGVHITAAIGLVLMAAAAGLAAVVLRKVPKAAS from the coding sequence ATGGAGAAAAGCGCCTGGCGGGACTGGCTGGCGCTGGCGCTGCTCATGTTTCCCGTGCTGCTGGTGGCCGTGGACAACACCGCCCTGACTTTTGCGCTGCCGGCCATCGCCCACGCACTGGATGCTTCCGGTGTTGAGCTGCTCTGGATCGTGGATGCCTACCCCCTGGTACTGGCCGGGCTCCTTGTAGCAATGGGAACCCTGGGCGACAGGATCGGACGGCGGCGGCTGCTGATCATCGGCAGCGTCGGTTTCGCGGCGGTATCAGCCGCCACAGCCTTTGCCCCCACCGCCTTGTGGCTCATTGCCGGCCGCGCTGCCCTGGGCTTCTTCGGCGCCATGCTGATGCCCTCAACCCTGTCCCTGATCCGCAACATCTTCCCGGACCCCAACCGCCGGCGGCTGGCTGTCGCCATCTGGGCCGCCGGATTCTCGGGCGGCGCCGCCCTGGGTCCAATCTTCGGCGGATGGCTTGTGGAGCAGTTCTGGTGGGGAGCGGTACTCCTGGTGGCCGTACCCATCATGCTGCCGCTCCTGGCGCTCGGCCCGGCCTTTATCCCCGAATCAAAGGACCCTGAACCGGGCAGGGTGGATGCGCCAAGCATCCTGCTCTCCCTGCTCACCATGGTCCCGGTGGTGTTCGGGATCAAGGAGTTCGCCACGGAGGGCCCGGGTCCGCTGGCCCTGGGATGCCTGGCTTTCGGCCTGGCCATGGGCAGCACCTTTGTCCGCCGACAAAAAGGGCTGCGAAGTCCGCTGCTGGACATGTCCCTGTTCCGGAACAGGGTGTTCAGCATGGCCATTGCCGCCAACGTCCTGGCGTTGTTTTCCTTCAACGGGTTCATCCTCTTCCTGGCCCAGCACCTCCAGCTCATCGAGGGGATGTCCCCCTCGGCTGCGGGAATGGCGATGATCCCTGCCCTGGTGGCCACAGTGGTGGCGGGCCTGGCTGTGGTGCCGGTGGTCAAGAAAGTCCGCCCCGGCTTTGTAGTGGCATCCGGACTGGCCCTCAGTGCCGCCGGCTACAGCCTGGTGGCTTTTGGCAGCAGCACTGGCGGCTCTCCGCTCCTGCTGACCGCACTCCTGGTCCTGGCACTGGGCGTGGGAACGGCCGAGACCACCTCCAACGACCTCATCCTGGGCAGCGCACCGCCGGAGAAGTCGGGGGCGGCAGCGGCCATTTCCGAGACGGGCTATGAAGTGGGCGCCCTGCTGGGAGCCGCCGTACTGGGCTCCATCCTGACCGCCTCCTACCAGCAGAACCTGCGGCTGCCGGAGGACCTCGCCGAAACCGCCTCGAACCAGGGCATCCTGCACGCCGGGGAGACGCTCGCCGGGGCCATTGAACTGGCCGCCGGACTGCCCGGCCCCCTGGCGGAGGCGGTCCGGGAGGCAGCTGGAACGGCCTTCGATTCGGGCGTCCACATCACGGCGGCGATTGGGCTGGTCCTGATGGCGGCGGCGGCAGGACTGGCCGCCGTCGTCCTCCGGAAAGTGCCCAAGGCAGCCAGCTGA
- a CDS encoding TetR/AcrR family transcriptional regulator, giving the protein MARKPVARDAVLDAFEELLIDVGERAATLEAVAKRAGVSKGGLLYHFPNKEALIAATLERLDRLAGEDLAAMASAPEGAAAYFIRSSLWADTPLDRSFVAATRLAEVAHEEARRRFAAIQQQWLDLIGKDVGPAMAKAVLYMGDGLYFNAMWESGPAGNAAGRQGEVEELLAAVERLRG; this is encoded by the coding sequence ATGGCCAGAAAACCTGTCGCGCGGGATGCCGTCCTCGATGCCTTTGAAGAACTCCTGATCGACGTGGGGGAGCGCGCGGCGACGCTGGAGGCGGTGGCAAAGCGCGCCGGGGTTTCCAAAGGGGGCCTCCTGTACCACTTCCCCAACAAGGAAGCCCTCATTGCCGCCACCCTCGAACGCCTTGACCGCCTGGCGGGGGAGGACCTTGCCGCGATGGCGTCCGCCCCCGAAGGGGCTGCCGCCTACTTCATCCGCTCGTCGCTGTGGGCAGATACCCCCTTGGACCGCTCCTTCGTAGCTGCCACCCGCCTGGCCGAGGTGGCCCATGAGGAGGCCCGCCGACGTTTTGCAGCCATCCAGCAGCAGTGGCTGGACCTGATCGGCAAGGATGTCGGACCGGCGATGGCCAAGGCGGTGCTGTACATGGGGGACGGGCTCTATTTCAATGCCATGTGGGAAAGTGGACCGGCTGGAAATGCCGCCGGCAGGCAGGGTGAGGTGGAAGAACTCCTCGCGGCCGTGGAGCGGTTGCGGGGCTGA